Proteins encoded by one window of Streptococcus sanguinis:
- a CDS encoding Cof-type HAD-IIB family hydrolase: MIKILALDMDGTLLNSKKEIPQAHIEALHLAIEKGVKLVLCTGRPLVGVKPYYDKLGLAQENEYVIVDNGCATHQTSDWSLVDWQELSGQDIRYLYSLSENSPVQLTLFDEEHYFVVGEKASSYVVNDASLVFTTPTEISLEEACSGQHRMFQAMFLGSQEQVDAFEADFGQEICQRFSCVRSQPVIYEAMPSGVTKAFALERLAKQLDVNPQEIMAIGDANNDIEMLEYAGLGVAMGNASDYVKGLADAITDSCEENGVATAIEKFILNS; the protein is encoded by the coding sequence ATGATTAAAATTCTTGCACTTGATATGGACGGCACCTTGCTCAACAGCAAAAAAGAAATTCCTCAGGCTCACATTGAAGCCCTGCACCTAGCTATTGAAAAAGGAGTCAAATTGGTTCTTTGCACAGGTCGTCCCTTGGTCGGTGTCAAGCCATACTATGACAAGCTGGGCCTGGCACAAGAAAACGAATATGTCATCGTGGACAATGGCTGTGCTACTCATCAGACCAGCGACTGGAGTCTGGTGGACTGGCAAGAGCTGAGCGGTCAGGATATTCGCTATCTCTACAGCCTGTCTGAAAATAGCCCTGTCCAGCTGACTCTCTTTGATGAGGAGCATTATTTCGTCGTTGGAGAAAAAGCTAGTTCCTATGTCGTGAATGATGCTAGCTTGGTCTTCACCACTCCAACCGAGATTAGCCTAGAAGAGGCATGCAGCGGTCAACACAGAATGTTTCAAGCTATGTTTTTAGGCAGCCAAGAACAGGTAGATGCTTTTGAAGCTGACTTTGGCCAAGAAATCTGCCAGCGTTTCAGCTGCGTTCGCTCCCAGCCAGTTATTTACGAGGCCATGCCGTCTGGTGTGACCAAAGCCTTTGCCCTAGAGCGACTGGCTAAACAATTGGACGTCAATCCTCAAGAAATCATGGCAATCGGTGATGCCAACAACGACATCGAAATGCTGGAATATGCAGGTCTCGGTGTTGCCATGGGAAATGCTTCAGACTATGTCAAAGGCCTAGCCGATGCCATCACAGACAGCTGCGAGGAAAATGGGGTCGCAACTGCTATTGAAAAGTTTATTTTGAATTCGTAA
- the lepA gene encoding translation elongation factor 4, translating into MNLEDLKKRQEKIRNFSIIAHIDHGKSTLADRILEATETVSSREMQAQLLDSMDLERERGITIKLNAIELNYTAKDGETYIFHLIDTPGHVDFTYEVSRSLAACEGAILVVDAAQGIEAQTLANVYLALDNDLEILPVINKIDLPAADPERVRAEIEDVIGLDASEAVLASAKAGIGIEEILEQIVEKVPAPTGNVEAPLKALIFDSVYDAYRGVILQVRVMDGVVKPGDTIQLMSNGKTFDVTEVGIFTPKAIGRDFLATGDVGYIAASIKTVQDTRVGDTVTLADNPAAEPLAGYKQMNPMVFAGLYPIESNKYNDLREALEKLQLNDASLQFEPETSQALGFGFRCGFLGLLHMDVIQERLEREFNIDLIMTAPSVIYKVNMTDGASIDVSNPSEFPDPTKIDSIEEPYVKAQIMVPQEFVGAVMELAQRKRGDFVTMDYIDDNRVNVIYQIPLAEIVFDFFDKLKSSTRGYASFDYEISEYRSSKLVKMDILLNGDKVDALSFIVHKEFAYERGKLIVDKLKKIIPRQQFEVPIQAAIGQKIVARTDIKALRKNVLAKCYGGDVSRKRKLLEKQKAGKKRMKAIGSVEVPQEAFLSVLSMDEE; encoded by the coding sequence ATGAATTTAGAAGATTTGAAAAAACGTCAGGAGAAGATCCGCAATTTCTCCATCATTGCCCACATCGACCACGGGAAATCAACCTTAGCTGACCGGATTTTGGAGGCGACTGAGACGGTTTCCAGCCGGGAAATGCAGGCCCAACTCTTGGACAGCATGGACTTGGAGCGGGAGCGCGGTATCACCATTAAGCTTAATGCTATCGAGCTCAATTATACTGCCAAGGACGGTGAGACTTATATCTTCCACTTGATTGACACGCCGGGACACGTGGACTTTACCTATGAGGTATCGCGGTCGTTAGCGGCTTGCGAAGGGGCTATTTTGGTAGTGGATGCGGCTCAGGGGATTGAAGCTCAGACCTTGGCTAATGTTTATCTAGCGCTGGATAATGACTTGGAAATCCTGCCAGTCATCAATAAGATTGACTTGCCAGCTGCGGATCCAGAGCGGGTTCGGGCAGAAATTGAAGACGTGATTGGACTGGATGCTAGCGAAGCCGTATTGGCTTCTGCCAAGGCTGGTATCGGAATTGAAGAAATTTTAGAGCAGATTGTGGAAAAAGTTCCAGCTCCGACTGGAAATGTTGAAGCACCGCTCAAGGCCTTGATTTTTGACTCAGTCTATGATGCCTATCGTGGGGTAATCCTGCAAGTGCGGGTGATGGACGGTGTGGTCAAGCCAGGAGATACCATTCAGCTCATGAGCAACGGCAAGACCTTTGATGTAACTGAGGTCGGCATCTTTACGCCCAAGGCAATTGGTCGTGATTTCTTAGCGACAGGGGATGTTGGCTATATCGCAGCCTCTATCAAGACGGTACAGGACACCCGGGTCGGAGATACAGTGACCTTGGCGGACAATCCAGCTGCAGAGCCACTAGCTGGCTACAAGCAGATGAATCCCATGGTCTTCGCTGGTCTCTATCCTATCGAGTCCAATAAATACAACGACCTGCGTGAGGCGCTTGAAAAGCTCCAGCTAAATGATGCCAGTCTGCAGTTTGAACCAGAAACATCGCAAGCATTAGGATTCGGTTTCCGTTGTGGATTTCTGGGCTTACTGCACATGGACGTCATTCAGGAGCGTTTGGAGCGCGAGTTTAATATTGATCTAATTATGACGGCGCCATCCGTTATCTATAAGGTCAATATGACAGATGGGGCGTCTATTGATGTGTCCAATCCGAGCGAGTTTCCGGACCCGACCAAGATTGATTCCATCGAGGAGCCCTATGTCAAGGCGCAGATTATGGTTCCCCAGGAATTTGTCGGAGCGGTGATGGAGTTGGCTCAACGCAAGCGCGGTGACTTTGTGACCATGGACTATATCGATGATAATCGGGTCAATGTCATCTATCAAATCCCACTTGCTGAAATCGTCTTTGACTTCTTTGACAAGCTCAAGTCCTCTACTCGTGGCTATGCTAGCTTTGACTATGAAATTTCTGAGTATCGCTCGTCCAAGCTGGTGAAGATGGATATTCTCCTCAATGGCGACAAAGTTGATGCTCTCAGCTTTATCGTTCACAAGGAATTTGCCTATGAGCGCGGTAAGCTGATTGTAGACAAGCTCAAGAAAATCATTCCTCGTCAGCAGTTTGAAGTACCTATTCAAGCCGCTATCGGACAGAAAATCGTGGCTCGGACAGACATCAAGGCCCTGCGTAAAAATGTTTTGGCCAAGTGTTATGGTGGTGACGTTTCCCGGAAGCGCAAACTCCTAGAAAAACAAAAAGCGGGTAAAAAACGGATGAAAGCTATCGGATCTGTCGAAGTCCCACAAGAAGCCTTCCTCAGTGTCCTGAGTATGGATGAGGAATAA